GCAGGCATGTCACGCTGCTCGATCCCCACAAGCTTGGCCTCAACGTCAACGTGTTTATCCAGATCTCGCTGGAAAAGCAGACCCGCACCGGCCTGGATTCGTTCGAGCGCGCGGTCCTGGCACTGCCGCAGGTGATGGAGTGCTACCTGATGAGCGGCGATTCCGATTACCTGATCCGGGTGGTGGTTGCGGAAGTGCAGGCACTTGAGCACTTTATCGTCGACAAGCTGACGCGGCTGGCTGGCGTAGCCAGCATCCGCTCAAGCTTCGCCCTCAAGCAGGTGAAGTACCAGACCGCGCTGCCACTGCCGGAGCCCACGCCGAGGCGGCAGGGTCGATAGCGACCGGCTCCGAGGCTTGCTAAATATCCGTGCTTCCGGGCTTGATGACCAGTACGACAAGAGCCCGGATGGCAGGCGCCAGATGCGCGCATTGCCAATCCATCCATTGATCAATGGTCGCGCGAACCCGTACGTCTGCGGAGGTAAGCCAGCTCCGGCGCCCGCCACGACGCAGCACATCATGCCGCCCTTCCCGGCCAGCCCGGAACTTTCAACGGTGTACCTGGGGCATCCGGCTCAGGTACAGCACATCATGCTGCGACCTCCTCCGTAGAATGACCGCCAGAGGCGCACAAGACCCCATCAAACATCCATCGGCAGGAGACAGCATGCACCATCCGAAGATGATCCTCGGCCTGTTGGGAATCACCGCCGCGATGCTCGCCGGCGTACCCGCACACGCCAATGCCGAGGCATACCCGTCCCGTCCCATACGCCTGGTCGTGCCGTTTGTGCCGGGCGGTGTCACCGACGCCACCGCGCGACTGGTGGCGGACAAGCTGGGCCAGTCCATCGGGCAATCCGTCATCGTCGACAACAGGCCCGGCGCATCAGGCAATATCGGCGCGGAGCTGGTGGCAAAGTCGAACGCGGACGGCTATACCCTGCTACTCGGCTTCGATGGAGCGCTCGTGACCGGCACGCACATCACCAGGCCGCGCTTCAATGTGCTGACCGACTTCGCGCCCATCACCAAGGTGGGCGACGCCACGCTGATCGTCGTGACGAGTCCTTCCGTGCCGGCCAGGAGCTTCAGCGAGCTGGTCGCGTACGCGAGCACCAGGAAGAGCACCGGCCTGTCATTCGGCAGTTCCGGCACCGGCACCACTTGCCATCTTGCCGGGGAACTCCTGAAGGAACAGGCAGGCATCAACCTGCAGCACATCCCGTACAAGGGCGGCTCGCAAGCGCTGACCGACGTGCTTGGCGGCTCACTCCCAGTGCTGTGTACCGCGGTCGCCAGCGTGTCGCAGTATGTGAAGAGCGGACAGGTCCGCGCCATTGCCGTCACCGGCAGCCACCGGATCGCCTCGCTGCCCGATGTGCCGACGCTGATGGAGTCCGGAGTCAAGAACTTCAGCGTGGATTCCTGGGTAGGCATCCTCGCGCCTGCCGGCACGCCGGCCGCCGTGGTCGCGCGCTTGCAGCGGGAGATCAGGAAGGTGCTGGAGCAGCCGGAAACCCGGGCCAGGATGCTTGACCTCGGTATCACCCCGGTCGGTAACAGCCCGGATGAATTCGGCAAGCAGATCCGCCAGGACTACGCACGATACGGCGAGGTGGTAAAGAAGGTTGGCATCACGCTTAACTAGTCCACGACTTCAGAGAACGCGCACCCGCGTTCCCGCGCAGGCGGGAACCCAGTGCAATTTACCCCGCTCAATACGCAAACGCGGCCGTGTGATGCCACATGGTTACGCACATTCCTTTGATTTCGTACTCCCCTCTTGTCATGTTCTCTACCAGCGATCTTTCCGACGAGCACCCGGACACCACCTCCGTCTGTCAACTGCAGTTCCGCAGCTTCGGCCTGCGCGAGCACTTCGCCGGCCCCTGTGCAACCCTGCGCGTGCGAGAGGACCACAGGCCCGTCCTGCGCCGGCTTTCCACGCCCGGGGCCGGCCGCGTGCTGGTGGTCGACGTAGGCGGCTCCCTGCGCATCGGCGTCTTTGGCGACCGGCTGGCCGGGCTCGCGGCAAGCAATGGCTGGGCGGGACTGGTCATCCATGGCGTCATTCGCGACAGCAAGACCGTCGATGGCATCGACATCGGCGTCAAGGCCCTGGGCACGACGGCGCTGCGCAATGCAACCGAGCAGCCCGGCGCGGAGGATGACGTCCCACTGACCTTTGGGGGCGTGACGTTCAAACCGGGCGACTGGGTGTATTGCGACGCGGATGCCGTGCTTGTCAGCCCGGAAGAGATCCAGGCCACGGCGCCACCGCAGGCCTACTGACCGGCATGGCGGCGAGCACCCTCGCTCGCAGATCGCATCCGCTCTCCCCGCTTTGTGGCCGAGCCGCCGGTTTGCCGGCGGCCTGCACGGCCAATGGCGATACCGTGGCCCCATCGCGCTGCATTCGGGGCGATAGCCGACCACCTTGCTCAACCAACTAACGGGCTGCATCGACGGCCGCAGGGGGAAAGGCCTCATCGGGTTCCGAGCGCCGCCGCTATCAGGAGACTCCATGCCTATTCAGCGCTTTTCACACGTGGCCTATCGCTGTGTCGACGCCCGCAAGACGGTCGAATTCTATACGCAACGACTCGGCCTCGAGTACGCCTTCGGCGTGGCGGAAGACTACGTTCCATCGACCGACAGCCTTGCTGTGCTCGCTTCGTGAATCCCCGATACCGGTTTGTTATCGAGTCGCGCGAAAAATGATAATGGACTTATCCCCTGGTGCTTCATAAAGTTGCACGTACAGAAGGCAATCGCCCTCTTGTTCCCCCAACTTCACTGCATCAAGGAATCAACATGGATCCCACCCCTCAGGAAATGGAAGCCACCCGCATCGCGCGCTGGGGCAAGGTCGCACCTTACGGCGAGACCTTCATCGAAAGCCGCCTGCCCGGCATGAAGAAGAACATCTACAAGATCATGAACCGCGGCGTGCTCGAGAACAAAGGCGTCGAGCCCGCGATTCCGGGTAACCACCGCTTCGGCGTGACCTTCATCGAAATCCCGGTCGGGCAAGGCGCCAGCCTTCACGCGCACAAGACCGAGGAAGTGTTCTGCCCGCTGAACGGCCAGATGGAAGTGATCTGGGGCGAGAAAGGCCAGTACTCGCTGATGCTGAACCAGTGGGATGTGATCTCCTGCCCGATCGGCGTGATGCGGGGCTTCCGCAACCCGAACGACCACGCCCTGGTCGTGTATTCGGTGGTCGGCGGCACCGACGAGGAATGCGGCCGCATCGCCTGGCACCCGGACGTGGTGAAGGCAGCCGAGGCGACCGGTCTCGTCTACGGCAAGGACGGCTACATCAAGGAAGCGGAAGCGGACACGGCGGAGCACCGCGCCGCAGACTGACGAAGGCCGCGGCGAAGCAGGCGAGTGGGCAACGAGGAGAGCGACTGAGACCTGGCGCCGATGCCCCTCTCCTCGCCAGGCAACTACCCCCTTCAATCATCAGGAGCCGACCCCACCATGACCTCTGCTTCCGCAGTGCGCGCACACGCCCCATCCGCGCCGAACACACAATCGATTCCCGCCACCCCCCAGGCACTGCTAGACGCCGTGCTCAAGGCGAATTCGGGGACGCGCGACCCGCGCACCAGGATCATTCTTGACGCACTCATCCGGCACGCGCACGCCTTCGCGTCCGAGGTCCAGCTGACCTATGAGGAACTCCACCATGGCCTGGACTTCATGGTCCGCGTCGGCCAGGCCACCGGACCGAAGAAGCACGAAGGCATCCTGCTGGCGGATATTCTCGGGCTTGCCACGCTGGTGCTGCTGATGGATGCCAAGGCCGTGCTTGCAGCCGGCGGCACCGAGCCCGCGCTGATCGGCCCGTTCTGGCGCGCGAACCAGCCGGTTCGCCCCAACGGCGCGCACATCGCAACCCCTGACACCACAGGCGATCCACTGTTCGTCCAGGGACGCGTCGTCTCGCTCGACGGCACGCCGATCGCCGGCGCGCGCATCGAGACGTGGCAGGCCGCGCCGAGTGGCTTGTACGAGAACCAGGACGATCACCAGGAGGACATGAACCTGCGTGCCGTGTTCGAGACCGATGCCGACGGGCGCTTCTGGTTCGAGAGCGTGCGGCCCTCGGGCTATGGCGTCCCCATCGACGGCCCCTGCGGCGAGCTGCTGGCCCTGCAGAACCGCGACCACATGCGCCCGGCTCATCTTCACTTCATCGCCATCGCGCCCGGGCACAAGGTGCTGACCACGCAGATCTTCGATGCGCTGGATCCCTATGCCTTCAGCGACGCGGCCTTTGGCGCCGTCGGTTCGTTGCTGCGCGATTTTGAGCCGGACGGCAAGGGCGGCTTCCGTCTCGATATCGAACTGAAGCTCGAACCGGGGGAAACGCGCCTGCCTACACCGCCGTTGCCGTGATCTTGCTTCGGCTCACGGACGTTGCGACCATGGTGGTCCCGCATTAGTACCACCGAGACCAACGACCACGTCATTCCCGCGAAGGCGGGAACCCGGTGACTTCAACAGACGCCGGGTTCCCGCCTTCTCCGTTTATCGCTGCCTCGTCAAGGGATCAGCACAAAGCGCTGGCGCGCCCCCTTGGCCTGCGCCATCCATACCCTGCCGATATCGGCCAGCGGCACCGGCTCGATATCGATCTCCATGCGGCCCGCCGCCGTATGCCGGCACAGCTCGGCAAACGCCTGTGCCTGCTCGGCAATGGGCGCGTG
This genomic interval from Cupriavidus oxalaticus contains the following:
- a CDS encoding Lrp/AsnC family transcriptional regulator, encoding MIELDKIDLRILAELQRDASLTNVELAARVNLSPSPCLARVRLLKQSGLISRHVTLLDPHKLGLNVNVFIQISLEKQTRTGLDSFERAVLALPQVMECYLMSGDSDYLIRVVVAEVQALEHFIVDKLTRLAGVASIRSSFALKQVKYQTALPLPEPTPRRQGR
- a CDS encoding Bug family tripartite tricarboxylate transporter substrate binding protein → MHHPKMILGLLGITAAMLAGVPAHANAEAYPSRPIRLVVPFVPGGVTDATARLVADKLGQSIGQSVIVDNRPGASGNIGAELVAKSNADGYTLLLGFDGALVTGTHITRPRFNVLTDFAPITKVGDATLIVVTSPSVPARSFSELVAYASTRKSTGLSFGSSGTGTTCHLAGELLKEQAGINLQHIPYKGGSQALTDVLGGSLPVLCTAVASVSQYVKSGQVRAIAVTGSHRIASLPDVPTLMESGVKNFSVDSWVGILAPAGTPAAVVARLQREIRKVLEQPETRARMLDLGITPVGNSPDEFGKQIRQDYARYGEVVKKVGITLN
- the rraA gene encoding ribonuclease E activity regulator RraA, with product MVTHIPLISYSPLVMFSTSDLSDEHPDTTSVCQLQFRSFGLREHFAGPCATLRVREDHRPVLRRLSTPGAGRVLVVDVGGSLRIGVFGDRLAGLAASNGWAGLVIHGVIRDSKTVDGIDIGVKALGTTALRNATEQPGAEDDVPLTFGGVTFKPGDWVYCDADAVLVSPEEIQATAPPQAY
- a CDS encoding VOC family protein, with product MPIQRFSHVAYRCVDARKTVEFYTQRLGLEYAFGVAEDYVPSTDSLAVLAS
- a CDS encoding cupin; this translates as MDPTPQEMEATRIARWGKVAPYGETFIESRLPGMKKNIYKIMNRGVLENKGVEPAIPGNHRFGVTFIEIPVGQGASLHAHKTEEVFCPLNGQMEVIWGEKGQYSLMLNQWDVISCPIGVMRGFRNPNDHALVVYSVVGGTDEECGRIAWHPDVVKAAEATGLVYGKDGYIKEAEADTAEHRAAD
- a CDS encoding dioxygenase family protein, which gives rise to MTSASAVRAHAPSAPNTQSIPATPQALLDAVLKANSGTRDPRTRIILDALIRHAHAFASEVQLTYEELHHGLDFMVRVGQATGPKKHEGILLADILGLATLVLLMDAKAVLAAGGTEPALIGPFWRANQPVRPNGAHIATPDTTGDPLFVQGRVVSLDGTPIAGARIETWQAAPSGLYENQDDHQEDMNLRAVFETDADGRFWFESVRPSGYGVPIDGPCGELLALQNRDHMRPAHLHFIAIAPGHKVLTTQIFDALDPYAFSDAAFGAVGSLLRDFEPDGKGGFRLDIELKLEPGETRLPTPPLP